The Faecalibacter bovis genome includes the window CTGGGATTCTTCCTTATGATGCGGTGGCAACTTCAGCGATTAGCTTGGCGACGACTTTGCCTACAAATAGTACAGAACCTATCTTCTTGGTTCTGGGAGTGGAATTCTATCAAGAAATTAACGGTGAAAAGTATGTACTGAAAAATGGTGCATACAATGCGCTACAATTAATTGATGTGAATCAACCGTAATGAAATTAGAACTGATACGTTCATATTTCCCTAATGGAACAAATGGTATTCTTCAAAATTCGAAGGGTATCATTTGTTATACGATTGAGTTGCCATGGTTGAATAATGAATTGAGAAAATCGTGTATTCCGGAAGGGAAATATGTTTTAACGAAACGATACAGCCAAAAGTATGGGTGGCATATTTGGTTAAAAGATGTACCGAACAGGACTTATATTCTGATGCATCCTGCAAATAATGCCAAAAAAGAATTGTTGGGTTGTATTGCTCCGGTGACTTCTTTGGGTGGTGCTGGAATAGGATGGGAAAGTCGAAAGGCTTTTAATCAGGTGAAGGATTTGGTTTATCAAGCGATTGATAAAGGGCAAAAGGTTGAATTGGTGATTAAATCATCGAAAACTTAATCTTTATGTTCTTTTTTCCTTGATGAAAAAAGGAACCAAAAAAATCAAGGCTTTAAATCGTTTACGCTAAAAATCCTTTTCATTTCGGGAATGAATTAAATGATTCGTTTCACTCACTAATTCATTCTATTCCTTCATGAAAATGATTTTCTTCACGCGAACGATTTAGAGGCCGTTTTGGATGATGTATTAATTAAAATTTTTAAACGGATGAAAATAATTGATCGATTACAATCCCCAACGCCTAAGTTGTTTCAATGGCTCCGAAATATCGGTTTGGTTTTAGCTGCTGTTGGTGGAGTGCTTTTAGCTTCTCCAGTAGCATTACCGGAATGGTTAAATGATCTTGGCGGTTATTTAACGGTTGCAGGTGGTGTGTTGGGAGCAGTGAGCCAATTAACGGTTGTAGATGGCGTGAATAAAGATGATACAGGATAGTCAAATGAAAATGGGGGTTCTCTGTGGTACAATGTTTAGTATCATTGGGAATTTAGGCTTGAATGATATTGTACAGACGGCAGTTTTAGCTGGTGTAGGTGCTTTTGTCAGCTTTATAGTATCTTATTTATTAAAAAAAATAGAAAAATAAAAAGGCTCTTCGTTTGAAGGGCCTTTTGTTTTTACTTGATGTGTCGCATGATGTAAACATGTTTCAGTTCTCGGATGAGTTGGAGTTGTTTGGCAATGGATGCTTCATACTTTTCTAATTCGAGGTAGCGTTTAAAATCAGTTTCAAATCTTCGGTAATTGTTGAAAGCTTTTTTAGCTTTTTCCGTAACTACATTTTTAAAATCTTGGATGCGAATAAATGGAATAACTGAACCATATAAATAATTGTCGAATGCATTGGTCTTCCAGGCTGCATAAAGAATTGCTTTGTACGTTTCTTTTTGTTTCCAATTGGTACAACGAATGACAAAACAATTAGGGCAAGGTTCTTCCAGTGGCTTTCCCACGTTTAGACCTTTGGATAAAGCAAATAGATCATTTGACTGAATCTCTACTTTGGCTGAATAATGTTTAATTTCTGGTAAGTTCATAGCTTGGCATTTAAAAATTTATGCTCGCCATGCTTCGCAGGATATTCTTTAAAAGAAAAAACGAAATAAAAGAAAGCTCTTCGATATAGCAGGATCATTTTTTAAGGCAAGGTTTTACATCCAAATACAACCTGTATAGGTGGAGATTTTGATGTAAACCTGCAAGGCTTGACCTTGACTAAAAATGAAACTGATAGACCTTTGAGGTTCTTTTTGTTGAATTTTTGGAAAGTCGAATTGACTTGATTTGATGTTTGAATTTGGAAGTGGAATTGTCTTTTTTCAATGTGGGTTTTCTTAGCATTAAAAATTTTAATCGGGGAAATATGCGCAGGTGAAGAAAAGCAATCTACTATTTAAATAGGTGGCGAGGGATTGTAGCTGAACATCCCTTTAGGGTGTTTTGCTACACCGAGCCAATTGGTGTGGGCTAATAAGCTATCAAACAGCACAAAAGTGAGGGGTTACGAATTGCTTTGCAATGGAGTACCGAACGATGTGATGCGACTAGCGATTTAGCGTAATAGACCAATGTACCTTTTATAAAACTTTTGCTTTTCTTGACCTGTAGCTATTAATGGGGTGGCGGGGAAATGGGGAAATTTTATCGCTTATCAAGCATTTTTTGTGTGTAACGAAAAGCTGTTCAGAAATGGGCTTGACTGAAAGGAAAGCTTATTTTAGCTTGGTTTTGCGTAAATGGTGTGCAACTTAAATTTTTTATATGTTCATTTTTGTCTTGACACAAAAACGAACCAAAAAAGTCAAGGCTACGATTATCGACGGTCAATATTCATTTCGCTTCTCTAAAATGTTTAAATTTTAAACCGAAATCATCTCATGATTTCTCCTCTTAATCTCAAATCTACGGTCAGTAAACATTTTTACGTTTCACTCAATGTATTGACACTCGTCTGCTAATCGAAATGCCATTTTCTTTAGCCTTGTTTTTTTTTGGTGGGTTTGAATGATGGTTATTGTAAGGAGTTGAAGTTGCGCACTATTGGAGTAAATCGTTTGTGCAAAAATGATTGTTGCGATAATTTAAAACCTCAACAAGAGCAAAAAACGATATGAAAATTGGGGAACATCGGACAGGTAATGGGGCCGCTATTTTACATAATGTGATTATAGTGGCTTTACGCCCGTTAGCCCGTAGGTGACTATAATGCCATGTTATGTAAACATAGCTACTGGCCCTTCGAGAGCCTCAGGGACCAAGAAGAATGAGTTTTTTGCTTTTGTTGGCAGCTAAAAAATCCCCAACTGAATTAAATTGAGTTGGGGATTTAAAAAACAATTTTATCTATTTATATGTTGTGAATTTCTTTCATTTCGGTATTTTTACTGAAGCAATTACAACTTGCATAAACCTTTGACATTCTGATTGATAGTTGTGAATTCCTTTCATTTCGGTATTTTTACTGAAGCAATTACAACAAACTTTAAATTAATATCATCTTTACCATGGTTGTGAATTCCTTTCATTTCGGTATTTTTACTGAAGCAATTACAACTAGTAGCTGGTTTAGATGTTTACGGTTTTAGTTGTGAATTCCTTTCATTTCGGTATTTTTACTGAAGCAATTACAACCATTAATCGCATTAAATTTTGGGTTGATAGGTTGTGAATTCCTTTCATTTCGGTATTTTTACTGAAGCAATTACAACTAGTAGCTGGTTTAAATCTTTACGCTGATTGGATTCAAAAGATGCAGGTATACTAATAGAATAAAAAACTTTTGATGGTAGATTATTTTCTTTAATAAAATAATCAATTTCATTTTTTAAATACTTTACAAATACTTTAACTGCATCTAATGGCTTTTCTATTACATATTCACCCCCTTGTGGTAATTCAGTCGATACATATTCAGGACCATTATCTGTGCCTAGCTTCATTTTAAATGAGTACCATAAATTACGGCCATATTGCAATTTACTTTTTAGCATTTTTGCTGTATGCCCAATATATAATTGTTGATTATACCAAGCTATACAAGATGGAATTAAATGATTTACTGTAATTCCGCCATCTAAATTCTTTTGACGAACAGGCATTACATCCGAATGGATAGGTGTTGAATTATCGCCAGTTATAGTATAACTAATAACTGTTGTAGAGGTTCCAAAATCAATTCCTATAAACGTAGAATTTTTTAATTGATCTTGTACTATGTTATTGTTAATTAATGAAGGAACCAGAGTTCCTAAATTTAGTTGGTTCGACATTGTTTAAATTAGTATGGTAATTAAAATACTAATATAACAAAAATGGACTCATTAAAATTAGAGATAATAAAAAAAAAAGACTTTATATGTTTCATAAAGTCTTTTTAAAATTATTTAAAATCTAAATTTTTAATCTTCAAAGCTATCAAGTAAAGAATCAATAATTTCTTCTACAGAAAGAGGAACAATTTTAGTCTTATTAAATTCTTTAAATTTTTTATTATTCGAATTATTTTGGTCGAAAATATTGATATTGGAAAACTTATTTAACTTTTCAAATACCCCTCTGTCAAAGCCACCCAATAAGCCGCTCCTTTGGTCAATAATTCTTTATTAAAAGTAAATTCCGGATGATGCACCATGGGCGTATCGCCGTTCCCAAGAAAACAATAATGACCAGGGCGTTTTTGTAACATAAAGGCAAAATCTTCGGAACCTAAAAAAGTAGGACCTGGATAATGTGTTTGTTCTTCGCCAAAAGCTTCTTGTGCAATTTCGTAAGCCATTTTTGTTTCTTCTACGGAATTAACTAAAACGGCTCCTGGAATTCCCTCACGAATCTCATGCTTACAACCAAAACTTTCTGCCTGATGCTTCGTCAAAGTTCGAATATTATCCAAAACCATAACACGATCTTCAGGTGTTTTCGTTCGAATGGAGAGTCTTAATATAGCAGATTGCGCGACCACATTTCCAGCATTTCCAGATAAAAATGCACCTACCGTTACAACCGCACTGTTGGCAGGTGCTACATTTCTGGAAACAATGCTCTGTAAAGCCATGACCAATGAAGAACCCGCTACGATTGGATCTATGCCAAGTTCAGGCATGGCACCATGACTTCCTTTTCCTGTAATTTCTATTTCCCAATTGTCCACAGCCGCCATGACTTCTCCGTCCGCAAAATAAAATTCCCCTAATTTTAATCCAGGCATATTATGCATTCCAAAAATGGCATCCACTGGAAAACGTTCGAAAAGTCCGTCTTGAATCATCGCCGGCCCGCCTTCCATGGTTTCTTCTCCTGGTTGGAAAATTAATCGCACGGTTCCATCAAAGTTTTTAGTTTCCGACAAATATTTCCCCGCTGCTAACAACATACTTGTATGACCGTCGTGACCACAAAGATGAGAAATTCCCTCCTTCGTACTTTTATAGGGTAAATCATTCACCTCTTGAATCGGAAGAGCATCAAAATCAGCTCTTAAGCCAATGGATTTCCCACTATTTCCTATGGTCATCGAAGCTACAATTCCATATTTACCCACACCCGTTTCTACTTCAAAGCCCCAAGATTTGACTAAATCCGCTATGTATTTCGCCGTCTTTTCTTCTTTCATAGAAAGCTCTGGATTCATGTGCATGTGATCAAACCATTCTTCTATTTGTATTCTATCTTTTTCTAATTTTCGAACTATATCATTCATATTATATCTATTTAAATTTTAAAAATATTGAAAATTTATTTTTTAGGAATCGTAACCATAATGGAAATCAATGCCGCAACTGCCATGATTAAATTCACACCGAAAGCAAAAAATGCTGCTTCTCGGATCGCAACATTATCTTGTCTTCCGATATAACTTATCACACCTTCGATCCATTGAATTGATTCTGGGTTGGCGGAAAAGGCTGTTAAAACAGTTGCCGAAATAGCCACACCAAAGGAAGCACCTAAAGAAGATGCCATTTTATAAATACCGGATCCACTACCGATTTGATCTTCTGGTAATGATACAAGCGCCGCATCTGTAGAAGGCGTTGCATAGAATGCCAAACCAACACCAAACAATGAGAACGCTACGACCACCATCCATTGATATGAATCTAAATAAAAATGAGTAGGCATCAAGAGAAATATGGATAAAATAACAATTAATACTCCCCAAATCATCGGTTTTCTTGGTCCAAATTTTCTAAGCAGTACTTCGCCCACTCGAATGAAGGCAACT containing:
- a CDS encoding DUF5675 family protein, with protein sequence MKLELIRSYFPNGTNGILQNSKGIICYTIELPWLNNELRKSCIPEGKYVLTKRYSQKYGWHIWLKDVPNRTYILMHPANNAKKELLGCIAPVTSLGGAGIGWESRKAFNQVKDLVYQAIDKGQKVELVIKSSKT
- a CDS encoding DUF6943 family protein; translation: MNLPEIKHYSAKVEIQSNDLFALSKGLNVGKPLEEPCPNCFVIRCTNWKQKETYKAILYAAWKTNAFDNYLYGSVIPFIRIQDFKNVVTEKAKKAFNNYRRFETDFKRYLELEKYEASIAKQLQLIRELKHVYIMRHIK
- a CDS encoding M20 aminoacylase family protein gives rise to the protein MNDIVRKLEKDRIQIEEWFDHMHMNPELSMKEEKTAKYIADLVKSWGFEVETGVGKYGIVASMTIGNSGKSIGLRADFDALPIQEVNDLPYKSTKEGISHLCGHDGHTSMLLAAGKYLSETKNFDGTVRLIFQPGEETMEGGPAMIQDGLFERFPVDAIFGMHNMPGLKLGEFYFADGEVMAAVDNWEIEITGKGSHGAMPELGIDPIVAGSSLVMALQSIVSRNVAPANSAVVTVGAFLSGNAGNVVAQSAILRLSIRTKTPEDRVMVLDNIRTLTKHQAESFGCKHEIREGIPGAVLVNSVEETKMAYEIAQEAFGEEQTHYPGPTFLGSEDFAFMLQKRPGHYCFLGNGDTPMVHHPEFTFNKELLTKGAAYWVALTEGYLKS